In one Arthrobacter jinronghuae genomic region, the following are encoded:
- a CDS encoding tRNA pseudouridine synthase A: protein MTIERPAVPEMDGGPFRVRMDLAYDGASFSGWAAQPGLRTVQGLVEDALAVLLRRPVRTTVAGRTDAGVHARGQVVHFDLTASEWYGLARGRDLDPGVSLRRRLHGVLNKELTMSAREAGLQRRAIDALGGAVEVLSAVPAPAGFDARFSALWRRYSYRICDLPENRDPLTRHTTLWFKAPLDTDRMNEAAAGVLGIRDFLSFCKPRTGSTTTRELLEFSFHRGGDGIITTHIQADAFCHNMVRSLVGGSLLVGSGERRPQWLAERMFARIRDSKSLLAPPHPLVLEEVRYPAASELARRAELTRAQRE, encoded by the coding sequence ATGACTATTGAAAGGCCCGCCGTCCCCGAAATGGATGGCGGGCCTTTCCGCGTCCGGATGGACCTCGCCTATGACGGTGCGTCCTTCTCCGGCTGGGCCGCCCAGCCCGGACTGCGGACCGTCCAGGGCCTGGTGGAAGATGCGTTGGCGGTCCTGCTGCGCCGTCCGGTCCGGACGACGGTGGCGGGGCGGACCGACGCCGGTGTCCACGCCCGCGGGCAGGTGGTGCACTTCGACCTCACCGCGTCCGAGTGGTACGGACTGGCCAGGGGCCGGGACCTGGATCCGGGAGTCTCCCTGCGGCGCAGGCTGCACGGGGTGCTGAACAAGGAGCTGACCATGTCGGCCCGGGAAGCCGGCCTCCAGCGCCGAGCCATCGACGCCCTCGGCGGGGCCGTGGAAGTACTGTCGGCCGTCCCGGCTCCGGCCGGTTTCGATGCCCGTTTCTCGGCCCTCTGGCGGCGGTACAGCTACCGCATCTGCGACCTTCCCGAAAACCGGGACCCGCTGACCCGGCATACCACTCTGTGGTTCAAGGCGCCCCTGGATACCGACCGCATGAACGAAGCCGCAGCCGGCGTGCTGGGGATCCGGGACTTCCTCTCCTTCTGCAAACCGCGGACCGGCTCCACCACCACCCGCGAACTCCTGGAGTTCAGCTTCCACCGCGGCGGTGACGGAATCATCACCACGCACATCCAGGCGGATGCCTTCTGCCACAACATGGTCCGCTCACTGGTGGGCGGTTCACTGCTGGTCGGCTCGGGGGAGCGGCGCCCCCAATGGCTTGCCGAACGCATGTTCGCGCGGATCCGGGACTCGAAGTCCCTGCTCGCCCCGCCGCACCCGCTGGTGCTGGAGGAAGTCCGCTACCCGGCAGCGTCAGAGCTGGCCCGGCGGGCCGAGCTGACCCGGGCGCAGCGCGAATAG
- the rplQ gene encoding 50S ribosomal protein L17, which produces MPTPTKGKRLGGSPAHQRLMLANLAAQLFEHKQITTTVTKAKRLRPYAERLITFAKRGDLSSRRRVLALISDKGIVHELFTDIAPAVEKRDGGYTRITKIGNRKGDNAPMAVIELVLEPLSAKQSVVAEASTAAAAAAPAPAVESADSAESAESAESAESADSAESADSAESADSADEAVEETEEKK; this is translated from the coding sequence ATGCCTACACCCACCAAGGGTAAGCGCCTCGGAGGCAGCCCGGCACACCAGCGACTGATGCTGGCCAACCTTGCCGCGCAGCTGTTCGAGCACAAGCAGATCACCACCACGGTGACCAAGGCCAAGCGTCTGCGTCCCTACGCAGAGCGCCTGATCACGTTCGCAAAGCGCGGGGACCTGTCCTCCCGCCGTCGCGTCCTGGCCCTGATCTCCGACAAGGGCATCGTCCACGAGCTCTTCACCGACATTGCTCCGGCAGTCGAGAAGCGCGACGGCGGCTACACCCGTATCACCAAGATCGGCAACCGCAAGGGCGACAACGCTCCCATGGCTGTCATCGAGCTGGTCCTGGAACCGCTTTCTGCCAAGCAGTCGGTTGTGGCTGAAGCCAGCACCGCTGCCGCTGCAGCCGCTCCGGCGCCTGCCGTTGAGTCTGCTGATTCCGCCGAGTCGGCTGAATCTGCCGAGTCGGCTGAATCTGCCGATTCCGCTGAGTCCGCCGATTCTGCTGAGTCTGCCGACTCCGCTGATGAGGCTGTCGAAGAGACCGAAGAGAAGAAGTAA
- a CDS encoding DNA-directed RNA polymerase subunit alpha yields MLIAQRPTLTEEVVADNRSRFIIEPLEPGFGYTLGNSLRRTLLSSIPGAAVTSIRIEGVLHEFTTVPGVKEDVTEIILNVKNLSVSSEHDEPVVAYLRKQGPGVVTAADIAPPAGVEFHNPDLHIATLNSKGKFELELTIERGRGYVSASQNKSGDQEIGRIPVDSIYSPVLKVTFRVEATRVEQRTDFDRLIVDVETKDAIAPRDAVASAGTTLVELFGLARELNTAAEGIEIGPSPTDAALAADMALPIEDLELTVRSYNCLKREGIHTVGELVARSEADLMDIRNFGAKSIDEVKAKLVELGLSLKDSPPGFDLAARAAAIEEDESEYSDDEL; encoded by the coding sequence GTGCTCATTGCACAGCGCCCCACCCTCACTGAAGAAGTCGTAGCCGACAACCGCTCACGGTTCATCATTGAACCCCTGGAGCCGGGTTTCGGTTACACCCTTGGTAACTCCCTCCGTCGTACCCTGCTGTCCTCCATTCCCGGTGCCGCTGTAACCAGCATCCGCATCGAGGGCGTGCTGCACGAGTTCACGACGGTTCCCGGCGTCAAGGAAGATGTCACCGAGATCATCCTGAACGTCAAGAACCTCTCGGTTTCCTCCGAGCACGACGAACCCGTTGTGGCTTACCTGCGCAAGCAGGGCCCCGGCGTGGTTACGGCTGCGGACATCGCTCCGCCGGCCGGCGTGGAGTTCCACAACCCCGACCTGCACATCGCCACGCTGAACTCGAAGGGCAAGTTCGAACTCGAACTGACCATCGAGCGCGGCCGCGGCTACGTGTCGGCCAGCCAGAACAAGTCCGGTGACCAGGAAATCGGCCGCATCCCGGTCGACTCCATCTACTCGCCGGTCCTGAAGGTGACCTTCCGCGTGGAGGCCACCCGCGTTGAGCAGCGCACCGACTTCGATCGCCTGATCGTTGACGTTGAAACCAAGGATGCCATTGCACCGCGCGACGCTGTCGCCTCTGCCGGTACCACCCTGGTTGAGCTGTTCGGCCTGGCACGTGAACTCAACACCGCCGCTGAAGGTATCGAAATCGGTCCGAGCCCCACGGATGCCGCACTGGCAGCCGACATGGCACTGCCGATCGAAGACCTCGAGCTGACCGTGCGTTCGTACAACTGCCTCAAGCGCGAAGGCATCCACACCGTGGGTGAACTCGTAGCCCGCTCCGAGGCTGACCTGATGGACATCCGCAACTTCGGCGCGAAGTCCATCGACGAGGTGAAGGCAAAGCTGGTTGAACTGGGTCTGTCCCTGAAGGATTCCCCTCCCGGGTTCGACCTGGCCGCCCGTGCCGCAGCTATTGAAGAGGACGAGTCCGAGTACTCGGACGACGAGCTCTAA
- the rpsK gene encoding 30S ribosomal protein S11: MPPKTRGAVRKPRRKDKKNIALGQAHIKSTFNNTIVSITDPSGAVISWASAGEVGFKGSRKSTPFAAQMAAEAAAKRAQEHGVRKVDVFVKGPGSGRETAIRSLQATGLEVGSIQDVTPSAHNGCRPPKRRRV; this comes from the coding sequence ATGCCCCCCAAGACTCGTGGAGCGGTCCGCAAACCGCGTCGCAAGGATAAGAAGAATATCGCGCTCGGCCAGGCGCATATCAAGAGCACCTTCAACAACACCATCGTGTCCATCACGGACCCGTCCGGTGCTGTTATCTCATGGGCTTCCGCCGGTGAGGTTGGCTTCAAGGGCTCGCGTAAGTCCACCCCGTTCGCTGCTCAGATGGCTGCTGAAGCTGCCGCAAAGCGCGCACAGGAGCACGGCGTCCGCAAGGTCGACGTCTTCGTGAAGGGTCCGGGCTCCGGTCGCGAGACCGCCATCCGTTCGCTGCAGGCCACCGGCCTGGAGGTTGGCTCCATTCAGGATGTCACTCCGAGCGCACACAACGGTTGCCGTCCCCCGAAGCGCCGCCGCGTATAA
- the rpsM gene encoding 30S ribosomal protein S13: protein MARLAGVDIPREKRVVIALTYIYGVGKTRAEQTLVETGISPETRVKDLTDAELVQLRDYIEGNFKVEGDLRREVAADIRRKVEIGSYQGIRHRRGMPVHGQRTKTNARTRKGPKRTVAGKKKAGR, encoded by the coding sequence ATGGCACGTCTCGCTGGCGTTGACATTCCCCGCGAAAAGCGGGTAGTGATTGCGCTTACCTACATCTACGGCGTGGGCAAGACCCGTGCAGAGCAGACCCTTGTAGAGACCGGCATCAGCCCGGAAACTCGCGTCAAGGACCTCACCGACGCTGAACTCGTTCAGCTGCGTGACTACATCGAGGGCAACTTCAAGGTTGAGGGTGACCTCCGCCGTGAGGTGGCCGCCGACATTCGCCGCAAGGTTGAAATCGGCAGCTACCAGGGCATCCGGCACCGCCGCGGCATGCCCGTCCACGGTCAGCGCACGAAGACCAACGCTCGTACCCGCAAGGGCCCGAAGCGCACCGTTGCCGGTAAGAAGAAGGCCGGCCGCTAA
- the rpmJ gene encoding 50S ribosomal protein L36: MKVQPSVKQICDKCKVIRRNGRVMVICENPRHKQRQG, translated from the coding sequence ATGAAGGTCCAGCCGAGCGTCAAGCAGATCTGCGATAAGTGCAAGGTGATTCGCCGTAACGGTCGAGTCATGGTGATCTGCGAGAACCCGCGCCACAAGCAGCGCCAGGGCTAA
- the infA gene encoding translation initiation factor IF-1, whose product MAKKDGVIEIEGSVNEALPNAMFRVELANGHIVLAHISGKMRQHYIRILPGDRVVVELSPYDLTRGRIVYRYK is encoded by the coding sequence ATGGCCAAGAAAGACGGCGTCATTGAGATCGAGGGCTCGGTAAACGAAGCCCTGCCCAACGCGATGTTCCGCGTTGAGCTGGCCAACGGCCACATTGTGCTCGCACACATCTCGGGAAAGATGCGTCAACACTACATTCGCATCCTCCCTGGAGACCGCGTTGTGGTGGAACTTAGCCCGTACGACCTCACCCGGGGTCGCATCGTCTACCGCTACAAATAA
- the map gene encoding type I methionyl aminopeptidase: MFGQPRIEYKTNEQMRIMREAGLVLISALDAAVKAADVGVSTREIDAVFARVLKEAGATSNFLGYYDYPATVCTSVNEEVVHGIPGDRVLQDGDIISIDGGAVVNGWHSDSARTVIVGTPDPEDQRLSDVTENAMWHGIAAAAKGKFVGDIGDAVDDYVNSVPGRKLGILEDYVGHGIGTEMHQAPDVLNYRTGHRGPKLRPGLCLAIEPMLVRGKILTRTLDDDWTVVTEDGSRSSQWEHSVAIHEKGIWVLTAPDGGASRLEPLGVTPVPIP, encoded by the coding sequence ATGTTCGGCCAGCCTCGAATCGAATACAAAACCAACGAGCAGATGCGCATCATGCGCGAAGCCGGCCTTGTTTTGATCTCAGCGCTCGACGCGGCGGTCAAGGCCGCCGACGTCGGCGTCAGTACACGCGAAATCGATGCGGTTTTTGCCCGGGTGCTCAAGGAAGCGGGAGCTACCTCCAACTTCCTGGGGTACTACGACTACCCGGCCACGGTCTGCACGTCCGTGAATGAAGAAGTTGTCCACGGCATTCCGGGGGACCGGGTGCTGCAGGACGGCGACATCATTTCCATCGACGGCGGTGCAGTGGTGAACGGCTGGCACTCGGACTCCGCGCGTACCGTGATCGTGGGTACGCCGGATCCGGAGGACCAGCGGCTGTCGGACGTCACCGAGAATGCCATGTGGCACGGCATTGCCGCTGCCGCGAAGGGCAAGTTCGTGGGCGATATCGGCGACGCCGTGGACGACTACGTCAACAGCGTCCCGGGCAGGAAACTGGGAATCCTCGAGGACTATGTCGGCCACGGCATCGGCACTGAAATGCACCAGGCACCTGACGTCCTGAACTACCGCACGGGACACCGGGGACCGAAGCTGCGGCCGGGCCTGTGCCTGGCCATTGAGCCGATGCTGGTGCGCGGCAAGATCCTCACCCGCACGCTCGATGATGACTGGACAGTTGTCACCGAGGACGGCAGCCGTTCCAGCCAGTGGGAGCACTCCGTCGCGATCCATGAAAAGGGGATCTGGGTGCTCACGGCGCCCGACGGCGGCGCGTCCCGGCTGGAACCGCTGGGTGTCACCCCGGTTCCGATTCCCTAG
- a CDS encoding adenylate kinase has translation MTRMLIIGPPGAGKGTQAARISDRLGVTAISTGDIFRFNVKEQTPLGVEAKKYIDAGNFVPDSVTNDMVRTRLTEDDVESGFLLDGYPRTVAQVEELDDILAGNGQKLDAVLLLTADDDELVARLLRRAELEGRSDDTEDVIRHRLDLYKQQTGDVVARYEDRGIVTRVDGLGGIDDVTERVMEALKDLR, from the coding sequence ATGACAAGAATGCTCATTATCGGGCCTCCCGGCGCCGGTAAAGGAACTCAGGCCGCTCGGATCTCGGACCGGCTCGGTGTCACGGCAATATCAACCGGCGACATTTTCCGTTTCAACGTCAAGGAGCAGACTCCGCTCGGCGTGGAAGCAAAGAAGTACATCGACGCCGGCAACTTCGTTCCGGATTCCGTCACCAACGACATGGTCCGCACCCGGCTCACCGAGGACGACGTCGAATCGGGCTTCCTGCTGGACGGCTACCCGCGCACAGTGGCGCAGGTCGAGGAACTCGACGACATCCTGGCCGGCAATGGCCAGAAGCTCGACGCGGTGCTCCTGCTGACGGCTGACGACGACGAACTCGTTGCCCGCCTGCTGCGGCGCGCGGAACTCGAAGGCCGCAGCGATGACACCGAAGACGTCATCCGGCACCGCCTGGACCTGTACAAGCAGCAGACAGGCGACGTCGTCGCCCGCTACGAGGACCGCGGAATCGTGACCCGCGTGGATGGCCTCGGCGGCATCGACGACGTCACCGAGCGCGTCATGGAAGCACTGAAGGACCTGCGCTAA
- the secY gene encoding preprotein translocase subunit SecY: MLSAIGRAFRTPDLRRKLLFTLGIITIFRMGAFIPAPGVDYGNVQQCLNLGATSGGIYQFVNLFSGGALLQVSIFALGIMPYITASIIVQLLRVVIPHFQALYDEGQQGQSKLTQYTRYLTIALGLLNATTVVSLARSGALFNNQCALPIIPDDNMVTVLLLIVTLTAGTGVIMWMGELVTEKGVGNGMSLLIFTSIAASFPSALGAILSAQGWTIFLAVIAVGILTVALVIFVEQSQRRIPVQYAKRMVGRRTVGGTNTYIPIKVNMAGVIPVIFASSMLYLPSLLAQFNTPEQGTPPGWVVWINNYLVSGDHPLYMLVYFLLIVFFTYFYVSITFNPDEVSENMKKYGGFIPGIRAGRPTAEYLQYVLSRITLPGALYLGFVALIPLIALVLVGANQNFPFGGTSILIMVGVGLETVKQIDAQLQQRHYEGLLR; this comes from the coding sequence TTGCTTAGCGCTATTGGCCGGGCTTTCCGGACACCAGACCTGCGACGCAAGCTGTTGTTTACGCTGGGAATCATCACTATCTTCCGCATGGGTGCTTTTATCCCGGCCCCGGGTGTTGACTACGGCAATGTGCAGCAGTGCTTGAATCTGGGTGCCACCTCCGGTGGTATTTACCAGTTCGTCAATCTTTTCAGCGGCGGTGCGCTGCTGCAGGTCTCCATCTTTGCCCTCGGCATCATGCCCTACATCACCGCCAGCATCATTGTTCAGCTGCTGCGCGTCGTGATCCCGCACTTCCAGGCCCTTTACGACGAGGGCCAGCAGGGCCAGTCGAAGCTGACCCAGTACACGCGGTACCTCACCATCGCGCTGGGCCTGCTCAACGCCACGACCGTCGTCTCCCTGGCACGTTCGGGCGCGCTCTTCAACAACCAGTGCGCCCTGCCGATCATCCCGGACGACAACATGGTCACCGTCCTGCTGCTCATCGTCACGCTGACCGCCGGTACCGGCGTCATCATGTGGATGGGCGAGCTCGTCACGGAAAAGGGTGTGGGCAACGGTATGTCGCTGCTCATCTTCACCTCCATCGCGGCGTCCTTCCCCAGCGCCCTTGGCGCGATCCTCAGCGCGCAGGGCTGGACCATCTTCCTGGCCGTCATTGCCGTCGGCATCCTGACGGTGGCCCTGGTCATCTTCGTGGAGCAGTCGCAGCGCCGCATTCCGGTGCAGTACGCCAAGCGCATGGTCGGCCGGCGTACGGTCGGCGGCACCAACACCTACATCCCGATCAAGGTCAACATGGCCGGCGTGATCCCCGTGATCTTCGCGTCCTCCATGCTCTACCTGCCCAGCCTGCTGGCGCAGTTCAATACGCCCGAGCAGGGCACGCCGCCGGGATGGGTGGTCTGGATCAACAACTACCTCGTCAGCGGCGACCACCCGCTGTACATGCTGGTGTACTTCCTGCTGATCGTCTTCTTCACCTACTTCTACGTCTCCATCACGTTCAACCCGGACGAAGTTTCGGAGAACATGAAGAAGTACGGCGGCTTCATTCCCGGCATCCGGGCCGGCCGCCCCACCGCCGAATACCTGCAGTACGTGCTCTCCCGGATCACGCTGCCCGGCGCCCTTTACCTGGGCTTTGTCGCCCTGATCCCGCTGATTGCTCTGGTGTTGGTTGGAGCTAACCAGAACTTCCCGTTCGGCGGAACGTCAATCCTCATCATGGTTGGTGTGGGACTGGAAACGGTTAAGCAAATTGACGCGCAGCTCCAGCAACGTCACTACGAAGGGTTATTGCGATGA